AGAATGATGATAAGCTGCTGCTGACGACCAACATATTGAACCTTGCCAGACTTCTTCTCCAACTAGGCAAAATCCAAGAGGCCGAGAGCTATCTTGAACGAGCGCTAAAATCAGCGATAGAAATAGGTCATAGAGAAAACATCATAAAATGCATTATCGAACTTGCAGGCGTATACCTCATGAAAGGTGACCTTAATTCCGCTCATGAAAGATTGGAGGAAGCTTCCGTCAGAGCCGAAGAGCTGCAAAATCCTGAATTAGCAGCCGAAGTCGAACTTAACAGAGGACATATATTTTACTATATGAACAAGCCTGAAGACGCCTTATCAGCATACGAGCACGCTCTTGAATTGCGCAAAATTGTAGGCGAACCAAATAGAATCGCTGACGCTCACGCCCATGTTGGCAATACATTGCACATGCTAGCGAAATTAAACGACGCTCTGCCTCATCTCGAAGAAGCTCACAAGATATTTTCTGAAATCGGGAATCCCCAAGGCGCGGCTAGAGCGCTGGCGACTCTAGCGTCAATAAACCGCACAAATGGAAGGTACATTGAAGGCTTTAACCAAATAAAGGAGGCAAAAACGCTCTTTCACGAATCCGGAGATTCCTGGGGTGAGGCTGAAGCTACTCTAAGATTTTCAGAAGCCGCACTTGATTTCGCATTTTATGAGGATGCAATCAAAGGTCTCGATTTCGTGGAAGAAACTGCAAGTGCTCCCGAAATGGTTCGCATTAAAATCGAGTCGCAGATTTTGCGATCTAATATTTATGCCGAGATGAGTCTTCCCAAGAATGGCTTGGATGCCGCGACAAAAGCTATAGATAATGCAAAAACTTGCGACGCCCAGGATTTGATTTTACAATCAATGGCTGCAAGAATCAATAATCTTATAGAAAATAAAGAACTCGAAACAGCCGTAGCTGAGTTAATTGAGCTTCAGGGAATAGCCGCGCAAACCGGCAACGTCACAACAGCGCTTTTGACAGCGGCAAGAATAAATCTCGCTAACGGAATGTCTTCATCCGCTATTGATATTCTAAAGCAGGTAGAGAGCGACGCACTGGATAAACTGGATTCCAGAAGCCGGCTTTCGTTGTATCAACTCCTTAGCCAGGCATATTACGAAGACAACAAGCCTTCCGAAGCTGCACTCTATGCTGAAAAGGTGATTTCCCTGACTCAAGAACCAGGCCTTTTGTGGTTTGTAGTTTCTTCGAATCTTATAATCACTTCGATTATCTCTGATCAGTTGAAAATTCAATCCGATGAAAACGGTGAAAAGCACCCGTCTTTCCTTACCAGACTCTTTCATCCTTTAGCCTGTTCAAAATGGAACAGGCATCAAAAGGCGGCGGTTAAAGCAGCGAATGATATTCTCTCGAGACTCTCTGGCGATAATATTGTTTTGATGAAAGACGCTTTCATCAAAAAGGGAATAGCAGGCAAAAGGCTTCAAATCTCATAGATAAACCGGTAATTTGAAACGCGAAAAGGGAATGTCTCTTGAGACATTCCCTTAAAGGTTGTCAAAGATTAAAATGCTACACTAAGATTAATAGTGTCCTACGCCCTGCGCCGTCTGAAACGCATAGCGTAACCAGACTTTGACGGCATCTCCTGCAGCCTTGGATGTTGTTGTTACCGACGCCACCGAGTCGACTATGATCTTGCCGAAATAATTATCCTCGGTTTGGAATTGATAGATTCCGCCCTTTACGAGTTTTGCGCTCGATGCATACGAGGTAGGAGCGTCCTGAACATCAAGCCATTCTGTTTGGGTAGATGCTGTTACACCGCCAGTTGTTACTCCAGGTCTCTTTGCGAAATAAAGATCTTCGCCTTCACGATAGAAATAGAAATCAACATCCGGATCATCATCCTGTTTAGCTGTGGGAGCACCCGAAAGACGATCAAAGTATACGGCATTTGTCGGACCGTGCGTTCCGGGATCATAGCCCAAGTAATCGCCGTAGCCGCCTGGTCTCGGGTAAAAGCCCCTACTGAAACCGTAGCCTGTAACCTGTCCGCCTACTTCTCCGTTAACGGCGACAATATATTTCTCACCGTTATTTAAGCCTGTTTCTGTAACGGTTTTATCCTCGGTGACGCCCTTTTCTACTGGATCGCTTTTGTCATTGCCTTCCTTTGTGACGAATACGCTTAATCCGTCAAGACCTCTTGGCAGCTCTGCAGGCACGCCGTTTATGTTTATCGATACGCTATGATCGCCTGGTTCAACAACAACCTCAAGATCTTCTTCAATCAGTTTCTTTATTGCCGCTTCATCCGGGATTAGACCGCATCCGAATACTAACATGGCTCCTGCGATTAAAACTATGAGTTTTTTCATTAACTCCTCCTTATAGTCTTTTTAAGATTTCTTCGCTTTCTTGCGAAAAAACACTAGTGCTTGCAATTAGCTTAATCAATAGTGTGAGTTTGTCAATACCTTAATCACGATTACTATAAAACATCTTTATGTTGACAGAAACCCCTTGTTCAATAAGATAACCGATACTAGTAAAAATGGAGCTGCAATGTCAAAAATGAAAGCGGTAGTCAAGATAAGGCCGGAGAAAGGTGGAGCCGAGTTAATGGACGTAGACACGCCGACTATTCGCCCGGACGAAGTTCTCGTCCGGGTGCAATCAACTTCAATCTGCGGAACCGATATTCATATTTATGAGTGGAATCCGTGGGCGCAGAGGAGAATGGGCGAAAAGCAGCTTCCCCAGATACTTGGACACGAGGTTGCAGGAGTGGTGGTGGAGGTAGGTCAGGCGGTAAGAAGCATAAGGAAGGGCGATTACATATCCTGCGAGACCCATATATACGACCCCGGCGATTTGACTTCGCTTCTGGGACAGCGGCATATCGGCGAGCACATGCAGATACTGGGCGTGGACCGGGACGGAGTATTCGCCGAGTATGTGGCCGTGCCCGAACGCGTTTGCTGGCGAAACGACCGCTCGATCCCGCCGGAGTATGCTTGCGTGCAGGAACCCATGGGCAATGGCGTTTATGCGGTGCTCGGCGAGGATGCCGATGTCGCGGGCAAGACGATGGTTATAGTAGGCGACGGGCCTACGGCGCTTTTTGCCACCGGTGTTGCTCGGGCAGCAGGTGTCGCAAAGATTATCGTCGTGGGGTTTTCAGACTTCGCCATGGACATTGCCAAACGCATGGGCGCCGACCATGTGCTCGATATAAAGAAGACAAGCCTTGAGGAAAGACATAAGTTCATTCTTGATGAGACGGATGGCTTCGGCGTGGATATCTCCGTAGAGATGGTCGGCGGGGAGAAACCTATTGAGGAAGCCTTCACCCATTTGAGAAAAGGCGGACGCCTGACCGCGTTCGGCGTGGCTTCGGAGGCAAAGGTGCCTGTCGACTACAATAACGGGCTCGTATTCAAGGGCGCGCAGGTTTGCGGTATAAACGGACGCAAGATATTCGATACCTGGTACAGGATGCGCAACCTCCTTGCCGCGCAAAGGATTGACATCTCTCCCGTTGTAACCCACGTAATGGCATTACATGAGTTTGAGAAAGGCTTCGAGATGCTTTTAGCCGTCCCGCGTTTGGCGGCAAAAATTGTACTCTTCCCAGACGAAAATGAATTAAAGGATGCAGAAAAGAGAATTTCAAGCAAGGGTTGAAATAAAGAATTTCATCAATAAAATATCGATGAATTCCCAAAATGGAAGTGAAATGGAAAAGGTAAAAATGACTATATATTTTAAGGAGGCCCATGAGCAATATAGGCTCTTATGAGGAACAATACGAGAATTTTGACTGGTCAAAAGCGCGTGATTTTATCGGTTTCAAAGAGGGCGATTTTCTAAACATAGGCTACTACTGCTCGGACAGGATATGCGAGCAGGGCAAGAAAGCGACTTGTCGAAAAGGGAAAATCCTAACCTCCGCCTTAGCGGACATCAATAGGAGGAAGTTCTAAGGATGCGAATATTGTTGAAAGGAAAGGCAGAAAAGCGTTGGAGACCGCTCGCATCCTCCGATTACGAAGACGAGAGCAAAATACAGGAACTTCTTCAAAAAGATATCTCCCTCATCCCTCTGGAACCACCCCTGGTGGCTTCGGCGCGAGAGTTCGGGCTTCCCAGTTCAGGTTCAAGTGATATTGTCGCGGTTGCTGAAGACGGTTCAATAGCCATTGTAGAGTGCAAGTTAGCCAAAA
The window above is part of the bacterium genome. Proteins encoded here:
- a CDS encoding alcohol dehydrogenase catalytic domain-containing protein — translated: MSKMKAVVKIRPEKGGAELMDVDTPTIRPDEVLVRVQSTSICGTDIHIYEWNPWAQRRMGEKQLPQILGHEVAGVVVEVGQAVRSIRKGDYISCETHIYDPGDLTSLLGQRHIGEHMQILGVDRDGVFAEYVAVPERVCWRNDRSIPPEYACVQEPMGNGVYAVLGEDADVAGKTMVIVGDGPTALFATGVARAAGVAKIIVVGFSDFAMDIAKRMGADHVLDIKKTSLEERHKFILDETDGFGVDISVEMVGGEKPIEEAFTHLRKGGRLTAFGVASEAKVPVDYNNGLVFKGAQVCGINGRKIFDTWYRMRNLLAAQRIDISPVVTHVMALHEFEKGFEMLLAVPRLAAKIVLFPDENELKDAEKRISSKG